From a single Deltaproteobacteria bacterium genomic region:
- the mltG gene encoding endolytic transglycosylase MltG: protein MSLDLSNFFLRLGRLTLYIVPFLLGCLLTYLLVSETLLGPVEPNSPLEVSFIVEKGANLRTIAKKLEREKLIKSWWAFYYAGKSKAEKSEKLIQAGEYKLSRNMSSLSILKKILSAEVIYYRFTIPEGLRLSEIAERIAQTGLIARIELERAFSDPNILQELGIINNTLEGHLFPETYQFSRPIDARTIVLEMVNQGRKQMTDEMISRSIEIGMPYYHVLILASIIEKETGKPEERPIISSVFHNRLRIGMPLQSDPTVIYGLKDFDGNLTKADLKRNTPYNTYTNVGLPPSPICSPGASSIKAALYPADSDYLYFVAKGDGSHHFSATLKEHNEAVAKHQKSIKLS from the coding sequence TTGAGCCTTGATTTAAGTAATTTTTTCCTTAGATTGGGTCGTTTGACCCTCTACATCGTTCCCTTTCTCTTGGGCTGTTTATTGACTTATCTATTAGTCAGCGAGACTCTCTTGGGTCCAGTCGAACCCAATTCACCACTGGAAGTTTCATTCATAGTGGAAAAAGGAGCAAACTTGCGGACTATCGCTAAGAAACTGGAGCGAGAAAAGCTTATCAAGTCCTGGTGGGCCTTCTACTATGCTGGAAAGTCAAAAGCAGAAAAATCTGAAAAGTTAATTCAAGCTGGCGAATACAAGCTATCGCGCAACATGAGTTCGCTCTCCATCCTAAAAAAAATTCTCAGCGCAGAGGTAATATACTACAGGTTCACCATACCCGAGGGTTTAAGACTTAGCGAAATTGCAGAGCGCATTGCGCAAACTGGGCTCATTGCAAGGATAGAGTTGGAACGAGCCTTTTCCGATCCAAACATCCTTCAAGAGCTTGGAATTATCAATAACACGCTAGAAGGCCACCTCTTTCCAGAAACGTATCAGTTCAGTCGACCTATTGACGCGCGCACAATTGTATTAGAAATGGTCAATCAAGGCAGAAAGCAAATGACGGATGAAATGATTAGCCGCTCCATAGAGATTGGCATGCCGTATTACCATGTTCTAATTCTTGCCTCTATCATAGAAAAAGAGACTGGAAAACCCGAAGAGCGCCCTATCATTTCTTCTGTCTTTCACAACAGGTTGAGAATAGGCATGCCACTTCAGAGCGACCCAACTGTAATTTACGGCCTAAAAGATTTTGATGGAAATCTTACAAAGGCAGACCTTAAAAGAAACACTCCTTACAATACTTACACAAATGTAGGCTTGCCACCTTCGCCAATATGCAGCCCGGGAGCAAGTTCCATTAAAGCAGCTCTTTATCCAGCTGACTCAGACTACTTGTATTTTGTGGCAAAGGGTGACGGGAGCCATCATTTTTCGGCAACGCTTAAGGAACATAACGAGGCCGTTGCAAAACATCAAAAGTCTATTAAGTTGTCATAA
- the ruvX gene encoding Holliday junction resolvase RuvX → MHLKRVMGLDVGDARVGVALSDPLCISAQPHSCIKCKRNEHFKEIVNLAQKMDVSVIVVGLPKKLDGSIDIQAKKVLDFVKKLKTYLERETGACSTKEFHPIHIKLWDERFSTVEAERILAGNKVKKKAIKEHTDKISASLIVESYLMATNKDLYTPCSEEVDN, encoded by the coding sequence ATGCATTTAAAAAGAGTAATGGGCCTAGATGTGGGCGACGCGCGAGTTGGCGTAGCTTTAAGCGATCCTCTATGCATAAGCGCACAGCCCCATTCCTGCATAAAGTGCAAGCGGAATGAGCACTTTAAGGAAATAGTAAATCTAGCTCAGAAGATGGACGTTTCGGTTATTGTAGTTGGCTTGCCAAAAAAGCTTGACGGAAGCATAGATATACAAGCTAAAAAAGTACTGGATTTTGTAAAAAAATTAAAAACTTACCTCGAGCGAGAAACAGGTGCTTGTTCGACTAAAGAATTTCATCCGATTCACATAAAATTATGGGATGAACGCTTTAGCACGGTGGAAGCCGAAAGAATTCTCGCTGGGAACAAGGTAAAGAAAAAGGCTATTAAGGAACACACAGATAAAATAAGTGCGTCGCTAATAGTAGAGAGTTACCTAATGGCCACCAATAAAGATCTTTACACTCCCTGTTCTGAAGAAGTGGACAACTGA
- a CDS encoding peptidoglycan DD-metalloendopeptidase family protein, producing MSKAARKYNSRHHFVAPNYHASRALSGQKIYSKRSRRRANIVERPSSFYWRFVAVAAALMLLILFVGLDLRIPSKQLPEDEVTFFPPVALGALAEPRLAIPTSSPFASYTVVHRVKSGETWAALANIYGFPVTVAGDIKEAFDTLSKAKGVRGELDVGQELFLTFDPLVGLAKIKTSGSRSSAVEVSLVEDGKFVGRVKELPKTVTERVLLGEITEAAPSFAQAAYKAGVMYDLVDDLVDLFSDRVRFSSDFQVGDRFTVIYKEEVLEDGTVLTPGPILAGTLSIKGKHFSAIRYVGNDGVARYFDEGGRHLGNAFLRYPVKFSRISSYFSTSRFHPVLKHRRPHNGVDFAAAHGTPVRTVADGRIVFAGRKGGNGNLVTVQHTDRYRTAYAHLAHIAKGIRNGVMVKRGEVIGAVGATGLATGPHLHFAFFDRGRYVDPLKVDLPTVDILRAGQKISERYLERAILTLDRYQKLDLGDLYASRW from the coding sequence TTGTCAAAAGCAGCTCGCAAATATAACTCCCGGCATCATTTCGTAGCGCCTAATTATCATGCTAGCCGTGCTTTAAGTGGGCAAAAAATTTATAGCAAGCGATCTCGAAGGCGAGCTAATATAGTTGAGCGTCCTTCTTCGTTTTATTGGAGATTTGTAGCAGTTGCTGCGGCACTGATGCTGCTGATCCTATTTGTAGGGCTCGACCTTCGCATTCCAAGCAAGCAACTGCCTGAGGATGAGGTAACTTTTTTTCCACCCGTGGCCCTAGGGGCGCTCGCAGAGCCGAGATTGGCGATTCCTACCAGTTCGCCATTTGCTAGTTACACTGTTGTACATAGGGTTAAATCTGGCGAAACCTGGGCTGCTTTGGCAAATATTTATGGGTTTCCTGTTACCGTGGCCGGAGACATCAAGGAGGCTTTTGATACCTTGAGCAAGGCTAAGGGAGTTAGAGGTGAGCTCGACGTTGGGCAGGAGCTTTTTTTAACTTTTGACCCCTTAGTTGGTCTAGCTAAAATTAAAACGTCTGGCTCGAGATCTAGCGCGGTTGAAGTATCGCTCGTCGAGGATGGGAAGTTTGTTGGGAGAGTCAAGGAGTTACCGAAAACAGTTACGGAACGAGTGCTCTTAGGAGAAATAACCGAAGCAGCCCCTTCTTTTGCGCAGGCAGCGTATAAAGCTGGAGTCATGTATGACTTAGTAGATGACTTGGTGGATCTATTTAGCGATCGGGTGCGCTTTAGCAGTGATTTCCAAGTCGGCGATCGGTTTACCGTAATCTACAAGGAGGAAGTTTTAGAGGACGGAACAGTTTTAACGCCAGGTCCAATATTAGCTGGAACTCTTAGCATTAAGGGTAAGCACTTTTCTGCTATTCGCTATGTAGGGAACGATGGCGTTGCGAGGTACTTTGATGAGGGTGGCAGACATTTGGGTAACGCATTTTTGCGTTACCCTGTTAAGTTTAGTAGGATTTCTAGTTACTTTTCCACCTCGCGGTTCCATCCCGTTTTGAAGCACAGGAGGCCTCATAATGGAGTAGATTTTGCAGCCGCGCATGGCACACCTGTTCGCACGGTGGCGGATGGCAGGATTGTTTTTGCGGGACGAAAGGGTGGAAATGGTAATCTTGTTACAGTTCAGCACACCGATCGCTATAGAACTGCTTATGCCCACTTAGCGCATATTGCGAAGGGGATTAGGAATGGTGTTATGGTAAAACGCGGCGAAGTGATTGGGGCGGTTGGCGCTACGGGCTTAGCGACAGGTCCACATCTTCACTTTGCTTTTTTCGACCGCGGCAGGTATGTTGATCCACTAAAGGTTGATTTGCCAACTGTAGATATTTTACGCGCTGGTCAAAAGATCAGCGAACGCTATCTCGAGCGAGCGATTCTTACTTTAGATCGCTACCAGAAGTTAGATCTGGGCGATCTGTATGCAAGTCGGTGGTAG